The Pseudomonas fluorescens genome segment TTTGTGTTTCTCGGCGGGCAACATGCTCTCCAGCCTGCAACAGAAGGCCGGCCTCAAACCGTTGACCACCAATGCCTGGGGCATGGCCTACGGCGCGGCGATGCTGTCGGTGTGGTGCCTGATCAAAGGCATTCCGTTCGAAATGGAATGGACGTCGCGCTACATCGGTGCGCTGCTGTACCTGGTCATCCCCGGTTCGGTGATCGGCTTCACCGCTTACCTGACCCTGGTCGGTCGCATGGGGCCGGAGCGCGCAGCCTATTGCACGGTGCTGTTCCCGGTCGTGGCGCTTAATGTTTCGGCATTTGCCGAGGGCTACCAATGGACGGCGCCGGCGTTGGCGGGGTTGGTGCTGGTGATGTTGGGCAATGTGTTGGTGTTCCGCAAACCCCGCGCACCGATACGGCCGACTCAAGGCAAACTGGCCTGAGGTTATTGGGCGCCGGATATTCAGCGCTCAATTTTTATGGCGATGTAAATCAATAATGGAAATATAAAGTCGACAATGTGTCGGGCCCAGTCCTTGGCATTCCATGTTTGTGAAGTATCCATGTCGAACCATTCAACGCCAATGGTTTGCAGACCGACATAATAAACAAACATGGCGATCATCAAACCAATGATCGAGAGTTTCTTGGCTTCGTGGAAGGCGTCTGCCGATTCGTTGATTTTTCGATAAAGGTGGTAAGTGCCCAGCAGGCAACAAATGGTGTAAATCACTTCAAGGGTAATGATCAACCAGTAAATACGGTGGTGCAGCATGGGCGAGGTAATTGCCCGATGTCGTATGTTTTCGTTGATCTGAGTGGTGTCCATGCTGAGGATGTGCCCGACATATTCATAGTTTGATGGATAGTCGGTGAAGTTGCTGTACATCACTAGAATGCCGAAAAAACTGATGTAAGCCATCAAGATGACTTTGCTGTAGCGGATGAGTTGGTCGGTGCCGAGGTTTCTCAAGGTTAATGTCTCCAGAAAGTTTTAATTTTTGGAGATTCTATAGCGGAAGGAACTGGTCAGTTATTCAGTTCAATTGCAAGTTATGTGCGTCAGATCAGTGATCGGGCAAGTACTGCACAGTACTTGCCCGATTTATTATCCGCGCCAGACTTGCGGATTGACCAGATCCTGCGGCCGTTCGCCAAGCAGGGCGCTGCGCAGATTGGCCAGTGCACGGTTGGCCATGGCTTCGCGGGTTTCATTGGTCGCCGAGCCGATGTGCGGCAAGGTCACTGCATTTTTCAGCTGGAACAGCGGCGACTCGGCCAGCGGCTCTTTTTCGTAGACGTCGAGACCGGCGCCGCGTATGCGGTTGTTCTGCAACGCTTCGATCAAGGCTGGCTCGTCGACCACCGGGCCACGGGAAATGTTCACCAGAATGGCGCTCGGCTTCATCAGTGCCAGTTCGCGATGGCTGATCAGGTGGCGGGTCTTGTCGCTGAGTGGCACGACCAGGCAGACGAAGTCGGCTTCAGCCAGCAGTTGGTCAAGGCTGCGAAATTGTGCGCCGAGTTCCTGTTCCTGTTCGGTCTTGCGGCTGTTGCCGCTGTAGATAATCGGCATGTTGAAGCCGAAGCGTCCGCGACGGGCGACGGCCGCGCCGATATTGCCCATGCCGACGATGCCCAGGGTCTTGCCGTGTACGTCGCAGCCGAACAGTGGTGCGCCGACGCTGGCTTGCCACTGGCCGGCCTTGGTCCAGGCGTCCAGTTCGGCGACGCGGCGGGCGCTGCTCATGATCAGGGCGAAGGCCAGGTCGGCGGTGCTTTCGGTGAGGACGTCCGGGGTGTTGGTGAGCATGATCCCGCGTTCGTTGAAGTAGGCGAGGTCGTAGTTGTCGTAGCCGACGGAGACGCTGGAGACGACTTCAAGTTTTGCGGCATTTTCCAGTTGGGCCTTGCCGAGTTTGCGACCGACGCCGATCAGACCGTGGGCGTGGGGCAGGGCTTCGTTGAACTGGGCGTTGATGTCGCCGTTTTTCGGGTTGGGGACGATGACGTCGAAGTCCTGTTGCAGGCGTTCGATCATGGGGGGGGTGATGCGGCTGAAGGCGAGGACGGTTTTTTTCATTGAAGGAGAGCTCGTCGGGCGGCTGGATGCCAAGCAAGCTAACATTCTTGTCGAGGGTTAGGCGAGTACCTCGCTGCCTACCCCTTAGGGCGGCAGCAAGGCGCTGCGATTGCGGTATTAATTTTTTACCTCACTCCATCCAGTGACATTGATTTTGCCAACTGCCTGATGGCGTTTGCCTTCATCCCGAATACCGACGTTGAACTCTGCTTTGAATTCACCTGTTTTGATATCAATTTTTTCGACAGTGAAATGTCCTGATTTCTGGTCGGTCACGTAGTTCCTGCTGTACGTTTCACCGTGCTCATCAATCCACACTTCTCGAAAGTTAGGGACGATAGGAACGGCAGCGTTGGGCAGCTCATAGCGTTTAGCTTGGATGTCCGGAGATACCACGAGGCTGAATTCATTCCATTCGGTATCGCTGATTTCCTGCTTGGAAATTAAGTAAATTCCCCCAATGGAACTGCCATCGAAGAAGAACGTGACGCGACCTTCGAAATCGGGAAACTTGAAACCATGAATCTTGGCGTCAAGTGTGCCAACGTCTGCAACTGTTTTGATATCAGCGAACATGGTAGTGCTCCTTCGAATGAACTGTGAACTGACGTCACAGAGCTTTAATTCGAAGGAGTTTTTTGACCACTGTCATAAATGACAGTTTTTCAGAACAAATTGCTATAGTCGGGCTACCATTTCATATCGTGTGGCCATGAATCAGTTGGCCACCCGCACCCCCGCGATACTCCCACTCATTTCATAAGCCGCCAATTCCGCCTGATGCCCCGCCAGAATCTCCGGCAACGAACCACGCAAGTACTCAACCCACGTCTTGATCTTCGCATCCAGATATTGCCGCGAGGGGTAGATCGCATACAGGTTCAGCTCTTGCGAGCGGTAGTTCGGCATCACTCGCACCAGTGTGCCGTTGCGCAAGCCTTCGATCGCCGCATACACCGGCAACACACCCACCCCCATGCCGCTGGTGATCGCGGTTTTCATCGCGTCGGCGGAGTTCACCAGGAAGGGGGAGCTGTTGATGGTGACCATTTCCTGGCCTTCAGGGCCGTCGAAAGCCCATTTTTCCAGGGGGATCACCGGGCTCACCAGGCGCAGGCAGGCGTGGTTCAGCAGGTCACTGGGTTTTTGTGCGCAGCCGTTTGCCTTCACATAGGCCGGGGAGGCGCAGACGATGCTGTAGGTGATGCCCAGGCGTTGCGAAACGAAACCCGAATCCGGCAGTTCGCGGGCCAGGACGATGGACACGTCGTAGCCTTCGTCGAGCAGGTCCGGCACGCGGTTGGCCATGGTCAGGTCGAAGGTCACGTCCGGGTGGGTCTTGCGATAGCGGGCGATGGCGTCGATCACGAAGTGCTGGCCGATGCCGGTCATGGTGTGCACTTTCAATTGTCCGGCCGGGCGGGCGTGGGCCTCGCTGGCTTCGGCTTCGGCCTCTTCGACGTAGGCGAGGATCTGCTCGCAGCGCAGCAGGTAGCGCTTGCCGGCTTCGGTGAGGGCGATGCGCCGGGTCGTGCGGTTCAGCAGGCGGGTTTGCAGGTGGGCCTCAAGGTTGGAGACCGCGCGCGAGACGTTGGCGGTGGTGGTGTCGAGTTGCACGGCCGCGGCGGTGAAGCTGCCCGCTTCGGCCACACAACTGAAGGCGCGCATGTTTTGCAAAGTGTCCATGGGGTGCTCTCAAGGGAGATGGCAAATTGTGACACGAAGTTTCAGGGGCTGAGACCCCCGACCAAGGGATTATCTCGTTAACCGTAACAAAGATTCGCAGAAAACCCAGCTTATCGCCGTTCAGGGCGCCCCCTAGAATTGCGCACACCTCGAAACATCCCCCACCTCAGGAATTCGCAGCAGTGCCGCGTCGCATCAACAGAGCGCTTTTATCGCTCAGTGTTCTGGCTATTTCGTTAGGTCTCAGCGGCTGCATCGGAACCGGAGGCATTGCTCCGCAGGGCAAGGCTCTGGAGGCCAATGAACTGGCCACCGACGAGGCCATCGCCCACGCCGCCCGTGACGCAAACTGGCCCACCGCCCAATGGTGGCAGGCCTATGGCGACCCGCAACTCAACCGCTGGATCGACCTGGCCGTGCAAGGCAGCCCGACGATGGCGATGGCCGCCGCGCGAGTGCGTCAGGCGAGATCCATGGCCGGTGTCGCCGAAGCCGCCGAGTCGTTGCAGATCAATGGCGAGTCGACCCTCAAGCGCCACAACTGGCCGACCGACCAGTTCTACGGTCCCGGTGAGCTGGCCAACAGCACCACCTGGGACAACAACGCCGCGCTGGGTTTCAGTTACGCCCTCGACCTCTGGGGCCGTGAAAGCAACAGCACCGAGCGGGCCGTCGATCTGGCGCACATGAGCGCTGCCGAGGCGCGTCAGGCGCAGCTCGAATTGCAGAACAACATCGTGCGCGCCTACATCGAACTGTCACTGCACTACGCCCAGCGCGACATCGTCGCGGCGACGCTCAAGCAGCAACAGCAGATTCTCGAGCTGGCACAGAAACGTCTGGACGGCGGGATCGGCACCCACTTCGAAGTCAGCCAGGCCGAAACCCCGCTGCCGGAAACCCATCGGCAACTGGATGCGCTGGACGAAGAAATCGCCCTGAGCCGCAACCAGATCGCTGCACTGGCCGGCAAAGGGCCGGGCGCTGGCGCGCAGTTGCAACGGCCGACCCTGTCCCTCGGTGCGGCGCTGAAGTTACCGTCGGCACTGCCTGCCGAACTGCTCGGCCAGCGTCCGGACGTGGTCGCCAGTCGCTGGCAAGTGGCGGCGCAGGCTCGCGGGATCGATGTGGCGCACGCCGGGTTCTACCCCAACGTCGATCTGGTCGGCAGCCTCGGCTACATGGCCACCGGTGGCGGGGCGCTGGAGTTTCTGACCGGCAAGAAGCTCAACTACAACGTCGGGCCGGCGATCTCGCTGCCGATCTTTGACGGTGGTCGACTGCGTGCCGAACTCGGTGAAGCGTCAGCGGGTTATGACATCGCCGTGGCGCATTACAACCAGACCCTGGTCAATGCGCTGAAGAACATCTCGGATCAGTTGATCCGCCGCGAGTCGATGGACAAGCAGCAGACGTTCGCCGCCGAATCGGTGGCTACGGCGCAGAAGACTTACGACATCGCAATGATCGCCTACCAGCGCGGGCTCACCGATTACCTCAACGTGCTCAATGCGCAGACCCTGCTGTTCAAGCAGCAGCAAGTGCAGCAGCAGGTGCAGGCGGCGCGCTTGAGTGCCCATGCGGAACTGGTGACGGCATTGGGCGGCGGCCTTGGTGCGGGTAAAGACGTCCCGACTTTTGAGCAGACCGCCGCACCGAAAACCCCGGCCCTCCTGCGTTGAACACACAACCCCTGTGGGAGCGGGCTTGCTCGCGAAGAGGGAGTGTCAGACAGCCCATTTGTTGTCTGACACAGCGCATTCGCGAGCAAGCCCGCTCCCACAGTTTCTCCGGTTCGACTGACTTTTTGAGCAAGACCAAATGACTCACCTGCCCGCACCTTTGCGCTGGCTCTACTCCCTGGAATGGCGCCGGGGTTTCTTCGACTGGGCACGCAGCGACGGCGTGACCTGGGTCTACATCTTCAAGGTGTTGATCGCCGCATTCCTGACCCTGTGGCTGGCGATGCGCCTGGAGCTGCCGCAGCCGCGCACGGCGATGATCACCGTGTTCATCGTCATGCAGCCGCAGAGCGGCCAGGTGTTCGCCAAGAGTTTCTATCGCTTCCTCGGCACTCTGGCCGGGTCGGCGATGATGGTCACGCTGATTTCCTTGTTCGCCCAGAACACTGAACTGTTCCTCGGCTCGCTGGCGATCTGGGTCGGGATCTGCTCGGCCGGCGCCGCTCGTTGCCGCAACTTCCGCGCCTACGGTTTTGTGCTGGCCGGGTACACCGCCGCGATGGTCGGCCTGCCGGCACTGGCGCATCCTGACGGCGCGTTCATGGCGGCGGTGTGGCGGGTGCTGGAAATTTCGTTGGGGATTCTCTGCTCAACCCTGGTCAGCGCCGCGATCCTGCCGCAGACCGCCAGCGCAGCCATGCGCAACGCCTTGTATCAGCGCTTCGGTGTGTTCGCGTTGTTCGTCACCGACGGCTTGCGCGGGCGCAGCAAACCGGAGGCGTTCGAGGCCAGCAACGTGCGCTTCATCGCTGAAGCGGTGGGGCTGGAAGGGCTGCGCAGCGTGACCGTGTTTGAAGACCCGCACATGCGTCGCCGTAACGGTCGGCTCAGTCGCCTGAACAGCGAATTCATGGGTATCACCACCCGTTTCAACGCCTTGCATCAGTTGCTCGAACGCCTGCGCCGCAACGGTGCCGACCATGTGGAGGCAGCGATCAAACCGGGTCTGCAGGATCTGGCCGAAGTGCTCGACGGCTTCAGCGGCCGCGCCCTGACCAGCCCGGATGCGGCGCGTCTGGTAACGGCGCTGACCGCTTACAAGGAAGGGTTGCCGGCGCGGGTGCGCAGTCTGCGGGCGGCCTTCCAAGAGAGCGATCCGAGCGACGCCGAGCTGCTGGATTTCCACACCGCGTACGAATTGCTCTATCGCTTCGTCGATGACCTGCACGGTTATGCACAGACCCACGCCTCGCTGGCCGATCACAGCCACGAGCGCGAACGCTGGGACGAACCGTTCACCCCGCAAACCAGTTGGTGGGCGGCCGCGGCTTCAGGGATTCGAGCCGCGTTTATCCTCGTCGTACTCGGCAGTTACTGGGTCGCCACCGCGTGGCCGAGCGGCGCGACCATGACCCTGATCGCCGCTGCCACCGTGGGCCTGTCCGCCGCCACGCCGAACCCGAAACGCATGGCGTTCCAGATGGCCTGCGGCACATTCCTCGGGGCGTTGATCGGCTTCGTCGAGATGTTTTTCATCTTCCCGTGGATCGATGGTTTCCCGTTGCTGTGTGTGATGCTCGCACCGGTGATCGTGCTCGGCTCGTTCCTCGCTTCGCGACCGCAATACGCCGGTGTCGGTCTCGGTCTGCTGATCTTCTTCAGCACCGGTTCGGTGCCGGACAACCTGACGATCTACAACCCGTACACCTTCATCAACGACTACATCGCCATGGTCATGGGCATGCTGGTCTGCGCGGCGGCGGGCGCAATCATTCTGCCGCCGAACAGCCGCTGGTTGTGGCGACGCCTGGAGCAGGATCTGCGCGGGCAAGTGGTGTACGCGATCAGCGGCAAACTCAAGGGCCTGGCGTCGAGTTTCGAAAGCCGTACCCGCGACTTGATGCATCAGGCTTACGGCCTGGCGGCCGGTCAGCCGCAGGTGCAGAAAAACCTGCTGCGCTGGATGTTCGTGGTGCTGGAAGTCGGTCACGCGATCATCGAGTTGCGCAAGGAACAGGCGATCCTGCCGGTGCACCCGGCGTATGCCGAATCGCAACCGTGGCGGCAGGCAATCCGGGTCATGGGGCGCTCGCTGGTGCGGCTGTTCCTGCAACCGAATTCAAGCAATCTGGAGCGCGCCCTGGTCGCCGTCGATCACGCGATCAGCCGGGTCGCCGCTACCGATGAACCGTTCGCCCCGCACTTCGATACCTCGGCGCTGCGGCGGGTGAAAAGCTATCTGCACTTCATCCGCACCTCGTTGCTCGACCCGCAATCACCCCTTGCTGCCTATGCCGTCGCCAAGCCCGAAGGACTTGCCCATGCCTCGTGAAATCGCCTTCCACGGCGTGTACATGCCGACCATGACCTTGATGTTTTTCGTCGCCGCGGCACTGGCCTGGGCGCTGGACCGGTTCCTTTCGGGGTTCGATCTGTACCGCTTCTTCTGGCACCCGGCGCTGCTGCGCCTGAGCCTGTTTACCTGTCTGTTCGGCGCGATGGCGCTGACCGTCTACCGTTGAGTCTGAGAATTGTCCCGATGAAAAAGTTTTTCAGCCTGCTCGCGACCCTGCTGGTGCTGGCCCTGGCGTTGTGGATCGGCCGTACGTTGTGGGAGCACTACATGAACACCCCGTGGACCCGCGACGGCCGGGTGCGCGCCGACATCATCAACGTCGCCGCTGACGTCACCGGTGAAGTGGTGGACGTGCCGGTACGTGACAACCAGTTGGTGAAAAAAGGTGATCTGCTGATGCAGATCGACCCCGAACACTATCGCCTGGCGGTGAAACAGGCGCAGTCGCTGGTGGCTTCGCGCAAGGCCACGTGGGAGATGCGCAAGGTCAACGCTCACCGCCGCGCTGACCTCGACAACCTGGTGATCTCCAAGGAAAACCGCGACGACGCCAGCAACATCGCCGACTCCGCACTGGCCGATTACCAACAGGCCCAGGCGCAACTGGAAGCCGCCGAACTCAACCTCAAACGCACCGAAGTGCGGGCGGCGGTGGACGGCTACGTGACCAACCTCAATGTCCATCGCGGCGACTACGCCCGTATCGGCGAAGCGAAAATGGCCGTGGTCGACATGAATTCGTTCTGGGTCTACGGCTTCTTCGAAGAAACCAAACTACCTCACGTGCGCGTCGGCGACAAAGCCGACATGCAACTGATGAGCGGCGAAGTCCTCAAGGGCCACGTGGAGAGCATTTCCCGCGGCATCTACGACCGCGACAACCCGGAAAGCCGCGAGCTGATCGCCGATGTGAACCCGACCTTCAACTGGGTGCGCCTGGCGCAACGGGTACCGGTGCGGATTCACATCGATGAAGTGCCGGAGGGTGTGCTGCTGGCGGCGGGGATTACCTGCACGGTGGTGGTGAAGCAGGACGCTGCCGAGTAATCCTTTGGCGAGGGAGCAGGCTTCCTCGCCATAACCGACGGTGTCAGTCCTGGCAAAACGTTTCGTGCAGATGCCGCCAGATCACCCGTCCGGATTCGGTTTTTTCAAACACCACAGTTGAACGTCGATCCGTGTGCAATCCGCTCGCATCGGTCTGCTGTTCGCGATAACTCACCGTCGCGCCGCGTTCATGCAAAGCAATCCCGCGAAGCTCGTCGAGCTCGATCCTGAACCCGCTCCTCTTGCCGCCCACCGTTTGAAACAGCGCACGCAAGGCCTCGAAATCCAGCACG includes the following:
- a CDS encoding 2-hydroxyacid dehydrogenase, with translation MKKTVLAFSRITPPMIERLQQDFDVIVPNPKNGDINAQFNEALPHAHGLIGVGRKLGKAQLENAAKLEVVSSVSVGYDNYDLAYFNERGIMLTNTPDVLTESTADLAFALIMSSARRVAELDAWTKAGQWQASVGAPLFGCDVHGKTLGIVGMGNIGAAVARRGRFGFNMPIIYSGNSRKTEQEQELGAQFRSLDQLLAEADFVCLVVPLSDKTRHLISHRELALMKPSAILVNISRGPVVDEPALIEALQNNRIRGAGLDVYEKEPLAESPLFQLKNAVTLPHIGSATNETREAMANRALANLRSALLGERPQDLVNPQVWRG
- a CDS encoding DUF4440 domain-containing protein, giving the protein MTDYTDYFDEVIRAHEAIERWFAVEEEEATLERLLARFSPRFSMVTPLGRVLDFEALRALFQTVGGKRSGFRIELDELRGIALHERGATVSYREQQTDASGLHTDRRSTVVFEKTESGRVIWRHLHETFCQD
- a CDS encoding DUF1656 domain-containing protein; translation: MPREIAFHGVYMPTMTLMFFVAAALAWALDRFLSGFDLYRFFWHPALLRLSLFTCLFGAMALTVYR
- a CDS encoding LysR family transcriptional regulator → MDTLQNMRAFSCVAEAGSFTAAAVQLDTTTANVSRAVSNLEAHLQTRLLNRTTRRIALTEAGKRYLLRCEQILAYVEEAEAEASEAHARPAGQLKVHTMTGIGQHFVIDAIARYRKTHPDVTFDLTMANRVPDLLDEGYDVSIVLARELPDSGFVSQRLGITYSIVCASPAYVKANGCAQKPSDLLNHACLRLVSPVIPLEKWAFDGPEGQEMVTINSSPFLVNSADAMKTAITSGMGVGVLPVYAAIEGLRNGTLVRVMPNYRSQELNLYAIYPSRQYLDAKIKTWVEYLRGSLPEILAGHQAELAAYEMSGSIAGVRVAN
- a CDS encoding efflux RND transporter periplasmic adaptor subunit, whose translation is MKKFFSLLATLLVLALALWIGRTLWEHYMNTPWTRDGRVRADIINVAADVTGEVVDVPVRDNQLVKKGDLLMQIDPEHYRLAVKQAQSLVASRKATWEMRKVNAHRRADLDNLVISKENRDDASNIADSALADYQQAQAQLEAAELNLKRTEVRAAVDGYVTNLNVHRGDYARIGEAKMAVVDMNSFWVYGFFEETKLPHVRVGDKADMQLMSGEVLKGHVESISRGIYDRDNPESRELIADVNPTFNWVRLAQRVPVRIHIDEVPEGVLLAAGITCTVVVKQDAAE
- a CDS encoding DUF2165 family protein codes for the protein MRNLGTDQLIRYSKVILMAYISFFGILVMYSNFTDYPSNYEYVGHILSMDTTQINENIRHRAITSPMLHHRIYWLIITLEVIYTICCLLGTYHLYRKINESADAFHEAKKLSIIGLMIAMFVYYVGLQTIGVEWFDMDTSQTWNAKDWARHIVDFIFPLLIYIAIKIER
- a CDS encoding FUSC family protein; translated protein: MTHLPAPLRWLYSLEWRRGFFDWARSDGVTWVYIFKVLIAAFLTLWLAMRLELPQPRTAMITVFIVMQPQSGQVFAKSFYRFLGTLAGSAMMVTLISLFAQNTELFLGSLAIWVGICSAGAARCRNFRAYGFVLAGYTAAMVGLPALAHPDGAFMAAVWRVLEISLGILCSTLVSAAILPQTASAAMRNALYQRFGVFALFVTDGLRGRSKPEAFEASNVRFIAEAVGLEGLRSVTVFEDPHMRRRNGRLSRLNSEFMGITTRFNALHQLLERLRRNGADHVEAAIKPGLQDLAEVLDGFSGRALTSPDAARLVTALTAYKEGLPARVRSLRAAFQESDPSDAELLDFHTAYELLYRFVDDLHGYAQTHASLADHSHERERWDEPFTPQTSWWAAAASGIRAAFILVVLGSYWVATAWPSGATMTLIAAATVGLSAATPNPKRMAFQMACGTFLGALIGFVEMFFIFPWIDGFPLLCVMLAPVIVLGSFLASRPQYAGVGLGLLIFFSTGSVPDNLTIYNPYTFINDYIAMVMGMLVCAAAGAIILPPNSRWLWRRLEQDLRGQVVYAISGKLKGLASSFESRTRDLMHQAYGLAAGQPQVQKNLLRWMFVVLEVGHAIIELRKEQAILPVHPAYAESQPWRQAIRVMGRSLVRLFLQPNSSNLERALVAVDHAISRVAATDEPFAPHFDTSALRRVKSYLHFIRTSLLDPQSPLAAYAVAKPEGLAHAS
- a CDS encoding efflux transporter outer membrane subunit; amino-acid sequence: MPRRINRALLSLSVLAISLGLSGCIGTGGIAPQGKALEANELATDEAIAHAARDANWPTAQWWQAYGDPQLNRWIDLAVQGSPTMAMAAARVRQARSMAGVAEAAESLQINGESTLKRHNWPTDQFYGPGELANSTTWDNNAALGFSYALDLWGRESNSTERAVDLAHMSAAEARQAQLELQNNIVRAYIELSLHYAQRDIVAATLKQQQQILELAQKRLDGGIGTHFEVSQAETPLPETHRQLDALDEEIALSRNQIAALAGKGPGAGAQLQRPTLSLGAALKLPSALPAELLGQRPDVVASRWQVAAQARGIDVAHAGFYPNVDLVGSLGYMATGGGALEFLTGKKLNYNVGPAISLPIFDGGRLRAELGEASAGYDIAVAHYNQTLVNALKNISDQLIRRESMDKQQTFAAESVATAQKTYDIAMIAYQRGLTDYLNVLNAQTLLFKQQQVQQQVQAARLSAHAELVTALGGGLGAGKDVPTFEQTAAPKTPALLR